A region of the Sphingobium sp. HWE2-09 genome:
ATTCATGATACTCTCCCTTTGATTGCCCGGACCGGTTTGTTTCCCCTGGTCCGGGCGCTTGTTTTTGTGGCGATGGTTAGAAGCGAAAATGGTCCTGTGCGGCCTTGGCCATGGCGGCATAGCCCGCGTCGGACGGGTGGAGTTTGTCGCCGCAATCATAGGCGGCAAGGATATGGTCGGGCGCGGCGGGATCGCGCACGACCGCGTCGAAATCGATCACCCCGTCAAAGGCGCCGCTGGTGAGAATCCACTGGTTGATGGCCTGACGGACCTTTTCCTTTTCGGGCGTGGCGTAGCCGGGGAAGGTCGAGCCGAGGAAGGGCGTGAGCGTCGCGCCATGCACCTTGATGCCACGGGCATGGGCGCGTTGAATGAGTTGGCGATAACCTGCGATCAGGTCATCGGCGGTGATGGTGGGGTGGTTGCCTTCGGCACGCGGGTTTTTAAGACCGCTCAGACCCAGATCGTTGATCCCTTCGAGCAGGACGATGTCGGTGACGCCCGGCACGGCCAGCGCGTCGCGGTCGAAACGGGCGAGGCCGCTTTCCCCCACTTCGTCGCGCAGGACGCGGTTGCCGCCGATGCCCGCATTGGCGATGCCGATATTGGTGACGCCCTTGGCGGTCAGCATGCGCGCCAACTGACCCGGCCAGCCGCGCAACAGCGGATCCTTTGCGCCGAAACCGTCGGTAATGGAATCGCCGAAGGTGACGATCGTGCGCGCCGTCCGGTCCGACTGGACAAGGATCGTAGAGACGATTTCGCGTGCAGAGACGGCGGTTGCGCTGGTCAGCGTGGCGGAGGCGGTCTGGTCGGCACCGGTCGCCCACTCCGCCATATGATTGGGGTCGGACTGGGGCAGCGTGACCTTGGTCGGCAGATAGACGCTGACGATGGCGACTGCGCCGGGCTTCACCATAATCGCGAGCGGATCGGACAAGAGCGGCGCGCCCATGGGCAGGCGGACCGAACGCGCGCCCGCAAAAGTCAGCGGACGAATGGTGGCGGCGTCGATCCGGCCCTGCGCATCGGCCAGGGCGATGGTGGCGCTGCCGATCGTCACGTCCTGCAACTGGGTTTCGCCCGACAGCCGGACCTGTACCTGCGTGCCGCCAGCGCTAAGGCGCAGATGGTAGCGGATCGTGCCCTGCACCTCCGGCGCAGGTTGCCAGAAATCATAGGGCAGCTTCGTGGTGGGCAGGGACGGGCTGGATGCCCAGCTGGCGACCCAGCGGCCATTGTCGGCAGCAAACGCCTGTATCGGCAGCAGCGCGACGGCTGCAAGGGCGCACAGGCCCGACCTCATCCTACGCATTGGAAACTATCCTCTTTTTCGATGTCGCCCTTGCCCTTGTACCGGGCATATTGGGGATATTTGCAGATCGGGCGGGTGCGGCCGGGCCAGGGGCTAGCCGCCGACGCGACGCCATGCAGGCGATCGGGCGCGCGGCCCTGCTCGACCCAGGCGACCATCGCGGCGAAGGCGTTGTAGCGGTCGGTGGCCGGGCCGCCTTCGCAATGGTTCATGCCGGGGACGGGGAAGACGCGCGCGGTATCGGATGCCGCGCCATGATAGCGGGCGTCCATCCCGCGATACCATTGCAGCGTGTCGTTCAGGGAAAAGACCGGATCGGATGCGCCATGGGGCACGATCAGCTTGCCACCGGCGGCGCGGAAGGCGTCGATGTCGGGTGAGCGTGCTGACAGCATGTCCCAGCCGGATTCGGTGAAGGGCGCGGCCGTACGATAAATGGCGTCGGCGTCGCGATCGAAATCATAGGCCATCTGCCATTGCAGCAATTGCTGCGGATCAGCGGAGGCGAGCGTCGGGGGCGTCTGGAAGATGGTCGGCAGGGCGGAGCCGCCGATCAGGATGTTGAGCGCGGGCACGCCTTCCTTCGCCAGTCCCAGTTTCCATACGGCCCAACCAGGCGCGCCGATGCCGCCGTCCCAGGGGAAGCTGGCATAGAGGGCGGCGCCGTCGCGCTTGCGCGGACCGGACAGGGACTTGGACAGCATGTCGATCTGCTCGCGGGACAGGCACTGCCCGGTGCGGTCGCCCTTGCAGGTAAGTCTGCGCAGGACCGGCAGCACATCGGCGTTGGTGCATTGGTCGATCCGCATGACGAGGCCGTCGGTCAGGCCGTCCTTGCCGTCGCAGGCTTTGAGGACGGCGCTGCGGACGATGCCGAGTTCGGTCGGGGTATAGAGGCTGGAAAACTGGCCGAAGGGACGCACGCCAT
Encoded here:
- a CDS encoding tannase/feruloyl esterase family alpha/beta hydrolase, which encodes MIRPVYWLTASALAAIVAASTPASAATPDSARCAAFATTLRGHWPDTSTRVVSADFVAEGPAPKPVPRGFQYDAVTPLKAHCDIRAVMAERKGLDGQNYAIKFHLRLPLDWNGRFLFQGGGGTNGEIGNALGATAGVGLVTPALAQGYAVVSQDSGHDNAVNSDPARGGAVAFGFDPEARRNYSYASLDAVTQAAKAAITSFYGKAPRYSYFAGCSKGGQEGLALAHRYPAAFNGIVAAAPGMSLPRAGLAQTWDAQHFGSLLKPDANGVRPFGQFSSLYTPTELGIVRSAVLKACDGKDGLTDGLVMRIDQCTNADVLPVLRRLTCKGDRTGQCLSREQIDMLSKSLSGPRKRDGAALYASFPWDGGIGAPGWAVWKLGLAKEGVPALNILIGGSALPTIFQTPPTLASADPQQLLQWQMAYDFDRDADAIYRTAAPFTESGWDMLSARSPDIDAFRAAGGKLIVPHGASDPVFSLNDTLQWYRGMDARYHGAASDTARVFPVPGMNHCEGGPATDRYNAFAAMVAWVEQGRAPDRLHGVASAASPWPGRTRPICKYPQYARYKGKGDIEKEDSFQCVG
- a CDS encoding SGNH/GDSL hydrolase family protein, giving the protein MRRMRSGLCALAAVALLPIQAFAADNGRWVASWASSPSLPTTKLPYDFWQPAPEVQGTIRYHLRLSAGGTQVQVRLSGETQLQDVTIGSATIALADAQGRIDAATIRPLTFAGARSVRLPMGAPLLSDPLAIMVKPGAVAIVSVYLPTKVTLPQSDPNHMAEWATGADQTASATLTSATAVSAREIVSTILVQSDRTARTIVTFGDSITDGFGAKDPLLRGWPGQLARMLTAKGVTNIGIANAGIGGNRVLRDEVGESGLARFDRDALAVPGVTDIVLLEGINDLGLSGLKNPRAEGNHPTITADDLIAGYRQLIQRAHARGIKVHGATLTPFLGSTFPGYATPEKEKVRQAINQWILTSGAFDGVIDFDAVVRDPAAPDHILAAYDCGDKLHPSDAGYAAMAKAAQDHFRF